In one Henriciella litoralis genomic region, the following are encoded:
- a CDS encoding response regulator, translated as MKLQASNETEKAGESLDDMDPDTEMSRTDMLQLAFWGCLLIAVAAASVAIAWPQAVGGTGPVLLISMAAGGMVFLLWVLKGAGRRLGLFPEKGAAEEAVANASPRFGWIESLDEAVLISDLGGAPIAANVHYKELTQIALSGQPDSASPVAVDRIFSAVPGLAAPVFRLSKAAKASESRREILPAITIGPDALPVQYEVTVAPLPRERVIWRLRQLNAAVDGAGAADMKALYVEDAPLGFFAAKPDGTITYANNWVRELIGLHETTHKVRLDDIMRPEFVRMLAKDRKSGAPGRADIMIRTRDGVEMPVQTITTWTGKGVQAQGRTILLTNAQAGLGREGRFPASASRPAQAGGDPMFDDAPFGAVRLEGNSVESAVIMDANRALLEIADGKSAPGTRFADLFVQDAEEPDALAAKLVDAVDKPVGLKLAGDDPKHVNVFVTLDAMGRPSVAYIIDMTEQRELELRLAQGEKMQAIGQLAGGVAHDFNNVLTGIMLNNDELMSKHPVGDPSYEYIKSIYEFSVRAKDLVHMLLAYARQQTFKREVFNVSDFLSEFSILIRQILDERIEFKTVHGRNLPYIKADKNQLETAILNLVTNARDAMLLSGRTGGSLTIRTAAASAEDAHAQGFGYVDDGDYLLIEVADTGHGIPENILNKIFQPFFTTKDVGVGTGLGLATVYGIIKQSEGYICPLSTVGEGTKFQIYLPALKAEDIPMPEIAGPDDEPAEPRPMDISGRGRILLVEDEKGLRDIAVMHLISRGYEVESAGDGEEALEILEDEPGSFDLIISDVVMPGMDGPTLIREAKAYLGEARVIFVSGYAERDIAKQLDDDREISFLPKPFNVRQLAERVKQQLGVRKEREAA; from the coding sequence ATGAAACTGCAAGCTTCGAACGAAACTGAAAAAGCTGGCGAGAGCCTGGACGATATGGATCCCGATACGGAGATGAGCCGGACGGACATGTTGCAGCTCGCCTTCTGGGGATGCCTCCTGATCGCGGTTGCAGCCGCCAGCGTCGCCATCGCCTGGCCACAGGCTGTCGGCGGGACAGGGCCAGTGCTTCTGATCTCGATGGCAGCAGGCGGTATGGTGTTCCTGCTCTGGGTCCTGAAGGGGGCCGGACGGCGCCTTGGCCTGTTCCCTGAGAAGGGCGCTGCAGAAGAGGCGGTTGCGAATGCCTCACCGCGCTTTGGCTGGATTGAGTCGCTGGATGAAGCGGTTCTTATTTCCGATCTTGGCGGTGCGCCGATTGCGGCGAACGTTCACTATAAAGAGCTCACGCAGATTGCGCTTTCGGGCCAGCCGGATTCGGCGAGCCCGGTTGCGGTTGACCGTATTTTCAGTGCTGTGCCGGGCCTGGCTGCGCCCGTCTTCCGCCTGTCCAAGGCGGCAAAGGCAAGCGAATCGCGCCGCGAGATTTTGCCAGCGATCACGATCGGACCGGACGCGCTGCCCGTGCAGTACGAAGTTACCGTTGCGCCGCTGCCGAGAGAGCGCGTGATCTGGCGTCTTCGTCAGCTCAATGCGGCCGTTGATGGGGCAGGGGCCGCCGACATGAAGGCGCTCTATGTTGAAGATGCGCCGCTTGGCTTCTTTGCGGCCAAGCCCGACGGCACGATCACCTATGCCAATAACTGGGTGCGTGAGCTGATTGGCCTGCATGAGACGACGCACAAGGTTCGCCTCGACGATATCATGCGCCCTGAGTTTGTGCGGATGCTGGCCAAGGACCGCAAGAGCGGCGCGCCGGGCCGCGCCGACATCATGATCCGCACCCGCGATGGCGTTGAAATGCCGGTGCAGACGATCACGACCTGGACCGGCAAAGGCGTTCAGGCGCAGGGACGCACCATCTTGCTGACCAATGCGCAGGCCGGGCTTGGCCGGGAAGGGCGCTTTCCAGCTTCGGCGAGCCGCCCGGCGCAGGCTGGCGGTGATCCGATGTTTGACGATGCACCGTTTGGCGCGGTGCGCCTTGAAGGCAATTCGGTCGAGAGCGCCGTTATCATGGACGCCAACCGCGCGCTTCTTGAGATCGCCGACGGCAAGTCAGCGCCTGGCACGCGCTTTGCCGATCTCTTCGTGCAAGACGCTGAAGAACCTGATGCGCTCGCCGCCAAGCTGGTCGATGCGGTCGACAAGCCGGTCGGGCTGAAGCTTGCGGGTGATGACCCTAAGCACGTCAACGTCTTCGTGACGCTGGACGCAATGGGGCGCCCTTCGGTGGCCTACATCATCGACATGACCGAGCAGCGCGAGCTGGAACTGCGCCTGGCGCAGGGCGAGAAGATGCAGGCGATTGGCCAGCTGGCCGGCGGCGTCGCGCATGACTTCAACAACGTCCTGACGGGCATCATGCTCAACAATGATGAGCTGATGAGCAAACACCCCGTCGGTGACCCGTCTTACGAGTACATCAAGAGCATCTATGAGTTCTCGGTGCGCGCGAAGGATCTGGTCCATATGTTGCTCGCCTATGCGCGTCAGCAGACCTTCAAGCGCGAGGTTTTCAATGTCTCGGACTTCCTGTCAGAATTCTCCATCCTGATCCGCCAGATCCTGGACGAGCGGATTGAGTTCAAGACTGTGCACGGGCGTAATCTGCCGTATATCAAGGCGGACAAGAACCAGCTTGAAACGGCGATCCTGAACCTTGTGACCAATGCGCGTGACGCGATGCTGCTTTCGGGCCGGACCGGCGGAAGCCTGACGATCCGCACGGCGGCAGCGTCAGCCGAAGACGCGCACGCGCAGGGCTTTGGCTATGTTGACGATGGCGACTATCTGCTGATCGAAGTCGCCGATACCGGCCACGGCATTCCTGAGAACATTCTCAACAAGATCTTCCAGCCTTTCTTCACGACCAAGGATGTTGGCGTGGGCACCGGGCTTGGTCTCGCGACGGTCTACGGCATCATCAAACAGTCCGAAGGCTATATCTGTCCGCTCTCGACAGTGGGTGAGGGCACGAAGTTCCAGATCTACCTGCCGGCACTCAAGGCTGAAGACATTCCGATGCCTGAGATTGCAGGGCCGGATGACGAACCTGCCGAACCACGCCCGATGGATATTTCCGGTCGTGGCCGCATCCTGCTGGTCGAAGATGAGAAAGGCCTGCGCGATATTGCGGTCATGCATCTCATCTCGCGCGGCTATGAAGTGGAATCGGCCGGAGATGGCGAAGAGGCGCTGGAAATCCTTGAGGATGAGCCGGGCAGCTTTGACCTCATCATTTCCGACGTCGTCATGCCGGGCATGGATGGGCCGACGCTTATTCGTGAGGCGAAGGCCTATCTGGGCGAAGCACGGGTGATCTTTGTGTCTGGCTATGCCGAACGCGATATCGCCAAACAGCTGGACGATGACCGCGAGATTTCATTCCTGCCGAAGCCGTTCAATGTGCGCCAGCTTGCCGAGCGCGTGAAGCAGCAGCTGGGCGTTCGCAAGGAGCGTGAGGCAGCTTAG
- a CDS encoding TerC family protein, translating into MPEIFGDLFTTSGFFTLLMLLLLQAVLGFDNLLYISIESKRTGENAPMVRRWGIGLAMVFRVILLIIIVSLFGLLAEPLFAIAIPRVFDGEFTLQALVTLAGGSFIIYTAIKEITHLLTIDEVGAHGKTGKKSVTQAILMIVAMNLVFSFDSILSAMAIANVKETIDGVTETRYQVTIMTIAIIASGIVMMLMADYVAEFLKRNRMYEVLGLFILFLVGVLLVTEGAHLAHMHIFTFPIEAMSKSSFYLVVGVLVITDVISTNYQKRLWAQRERELSSRQAGETPADTH; encoded by the coding sequence ATGCCTGAGATTTTCGGCGATCTTTTCACCACCAGCGGGTTTTTCACGCTGCTCATGCTGCTCCTGCTCCAGGCGGTGCTGGGCTTTGACAACCTTCTCTACATCTCCATCGAATCGAAACGTACCGGCGAGAACGCCCCCATGGTGCGCCGTTGGGGGATCGGCCTGGCGATGGTCTTCCGCGTCATTCTGCTGATCATCATTGTCAGCCTGTTCGGCCTGCTTGCGGAGCCGCTGTTCGCCATCGCCATTCCGCGCGTGTTCGACGGTGAGTTCACCTTACAGGCCCTGGTAACGCTCGCCGGCGGTAGCTTCATCATTTACACAGCCATCAAGGAGATTACCCATCTTCTGACGATTGATGAGGTCGGCGCTCACGGCAAGACAGGCAAGAAATCGGTGACGCAGGCCATCTTGATGATCGTCGCGATGAACCTCGTCTTCTCCTTCGACTCCATCCTGTCAGCGATGGCGATTGCCAACGTCAAGGAGACGATCGATGGCGTCACCGAGACCCGCTATCAGGTCACCATCATGACCATCGCGATCATCGCCTCCGGCATCGTGATGATGCTGATGGCGGACTATGTGGCTGAATTCCTCAAGAGGAACCGGATGTATGAAGTGCTTGGCCTCTTCATCCTGTTCCTGGTCGGCGTCCTGCTGGTGACCGAGGGCGCACACCTTGCGCACATGCACATCTTCACCTTCCCGATCGAAGCGATGTCGAAGTCGAGCTTCTATCTCGTCGTCGGTGTGCTGGTGATCACTGATGTTATCTCAACGAATTACCAGAAGCGGCTCTGGGCCCAGCGCGAACGCGAGCTTAGCTCCCGTCAGGCGGGCGAAACGCCGGCAGATACGCACTAG
- a CDS encoding FliM/FliN family flagellar motor switch protein, whose translation MRDMPGDDAAPKGAGKRGSNIVPPTGFVDDFKLPTGRGILSKEEIQALLRPSNLPTINADEPKQSGERPLDLDRDLESRPDYAAAEGRRIAARLSRAFGQHAGLKAALSFRKAQEFDGFEATMTKRLGGAGAAYLCFGERHGDISQVIFLSPSVVDRLITVVCGGGATSAPVSAARELSAIDCALLEPVIAPFSTMMGHDLSFIGIETDADFLESILPVDTGEEFCFTVPSIGSASDISLLRLSADEEATADRVSPLNAHQAPVTALLTARIASLSVPVSRLSNLKPGDTMLLGVPADQPVELLSGGRDGRVAFEGDVGRKGNSMAIRIKKRCQR comes from the coding sequence ATGAGAGATATGCCCGGAGATGACGCGGCGCCGAAGGGCGCTGGCAAGCGAGGATCAAACATCGTGCCACCGACCGGTTTTGTAGATGACTTCAAATTGCCGACCGGACGCGGCATCCTTTCCAAGGAAGAAATCCAGGCGCTGCTGCGCCCGAGCAATCTGCCGACGATCAATGCCGATGAACCCAAACAGTCAGGTGAACGCCCGCTTGATCTGGACCGGGACCTTGAAAGCCGTCCGGACTATGCAGCTGCAGAAGGGCGCCGGATTGCAGCGCGCTTGTCGCGCGCATTCGGTCAGCATGCCGGTCTGAAAGCGGCCCTGTCCTTTCGTAAGGCGCAAGAATTTGACGGTTTCGAAGCGACGATGACCAAACGCCTCGGCGGGGCAGGCGCGGCCTATCTCTGCTTTGGTGAACGCCACGGCGATATTTCGCAGGTTATTTTCCTCAGCCCTTCAGTCGTGGACAGGCTGATCACAGTGGTTTGCGGCGGCGGCGCGACATCTGCCCCGGTTTCAGCTGCGCGGGAATTGAGCGCAATCGACTGTGCGCTGCTCGAGCCGGTGATCGCGCCATTCTCAACCATGATGGGGCATGATCTCAGCTTTATCGGGATCGAGACGGACGCGGACTTCCTGGAATCCATCCTCCCGGTCGATACCGGTGAGGAGTTCTGTTTCACGGTGCCGTCAATCGGAAGCGCAAGCGATATCTCATTGCTGAGACTGAGCGCTGACGAGGAAGCGACTGCTGACCGCGTTTCGCCACTGAACGCACATCAAGCACCAGTGACCGCGCTTTTGACGGCCCGCATCGCATCTTTGAGCGTGCCGGTGAGTCGTCTGTCGAACCTCAAGCCAGGCGACACGATGCTGCTGGGCGTGCCAGCCGACCAACCGGTCGAGCTGTTGTCAGGCGGCCGCGATGGACGCGTCGCTTTCGAAGGTGATGTTGGCCGCAAGGGCAACAGTATGGCAATCCGGATCAAGAAGCGCTGCCAGCGATAG
- the dksA gene encoding RNA polymerase-binding protein DksA — MTNSGTEDYVPTEGEEFMNPRQQAFFRARLEKWKSDILAGTKSTINNLQEASSNLPDVVDRASSESDKALELRTRDRQRKLISKIDAALRRIDEGTYGYCDETGEPISLRRLEARPTATLSLEAQERHERKERTVRDD, encoded by the coding sequence ATGACTAACTCAGGCACTGAGGACTATGTCCCAACCGAGGGTGAAGAGTTCATGAACCCTCGTCAGCAAGCTTTCTTTCGCGCCCGTCTGGAGAAGTGGAAGTCGGACATCCTTGCGGGGACTAAATCAACCATCAACAATTTGCAGGAAGCCTCTAGTAACTTGCCGGACGTCGTCGACCGTGCGTCTTCGGAAAGCGACAAGGCATTGGAGCTTCGTACGCGTGACCGTCAGCGGAAGCTGATTTCAAAAATCGACGCGGCCCTGCGCCGTATCGATGAAGGGACTTATGGTTACTGCGACGAAACAGGTGAGCCGATCAGCCTGCGCCGGCTGGAAGCACGCCCGACAGCGACGCTGAGCCTGGAGGCCCAGGAGCGTCATGAGCGCAAGGAGCGCACCGTCCGGGACGACTAA
- a CDS encoding MarC family protein codes for MTGDLLSVFTASFVTFFVLIDALGVAPIFASLTAKGDAKYRRSMAIRSILVATVIIFGFAFFGAWLLQQLHITIDAFRAAGGALLFLIALDMVFEKRTERRETRADEYLEEHETLEDVSVFPIGIPMLAGPGSIATAMLFMSESANWMTQGAVLLAIGLNMLLCLIVFLLASPLVKAMGESVAGAITRIFGVILAALSVQLLIDGLTGAFALN; via the coding sequence ATGACAGGCGACCTTCTCTCCGTATTCACAGCATCCTTCGTGACGTTCTTCGTCCTGATCGACGCGCTTGGCGTTGCGCCGATCTTTGCGTCGCTGACGGCGAAAGGCGATGCAAAGTATCGTCGCAGCATGGCGATCCGATCAATCCTGGTCGCGACGGTCATCATTTTCGGCTTTGCGTTTTTCGGCGCCTGGTTGCTGCAGCAGCTTCACATCACGATTGACGCCTTCCGGGCCGCTGGCGGCGCGCTTCTGTTCCTGATCGCGCTGGACATGGTGTTCGAGAAACGGACCGAGCGGCGGGAAACACGCGCCGACGAGTATCTGGAAGAACACGAAACACTTGAAGATGTTTCGGTCTTTCCAATCGGCATCCCGATGCTGGCCGGGCCGGGCTCCATTGCGACGGCCATGCTGTTCATGTCGGAATCGGCGAACTGGATGACGCAAGGGGCGGTGCTATTGGCGATTGGCCTCAACATGCTGCTGTGCCTGATTGTGTTCCTGCTGGCGTCACCGCTTGTGAAAGCCATGGGTGAAAGCGTCGCCGGTGCGATTACACGGATTTTCGGTGTGATCCTGGCGGCCTTGTCGGTGCAATTGCTGATCGACGGCCTGACCGGTGCGTTCGCGCTGAACTAG
- a CDS encoding flagellar biosynthesis repressor FlbT has protein sequence MPLKLSLKPLEAVVINEAVIRNGERRGTMLLETKARILRERDIMFPEDIRTPHDAVYFAVMQMYLTGEASGLLYDGAISAIADLMAATPDESEREDILNIARQVAAGDLYKALGSCRKLLRRGFSEAGHG, from the coding sequence ATGCCTCTAAAATTGTCGCTGAAGCCGCTAGAGGCTGTTGTCATCAACGAAGCCGTGATCCGCAATGGGGAACGGCGCGGTACGATGCTGCTTGAGACAAAAGCGCGGATTCTGCGCGAGCGCGACATCATGTTTCCCGAAGATATCCGCACGCCGCATGATGCGGTCTATTTCGCGGTCATGCAGATGTATCTGACCGGTGAGGCCAGCGGATTGCTGTACGATGGCGCCATTTCAGCGATCGCGGACCTGATGGCGGCCACGCCTGACGAGTCCGAGCGCGAAGATATTCTGAATATTGCACGACAGGTCGCTGCCGGAGATCTGTACAAGGCGCTTGGGTCTTGCCGGAAACTGCTGAGACGCGGATTTAGCGAGGCTGGCCATGGTTGA
- a CDS encoding AAA family ATPase, translating into MRFEGTENYVATEDLRVAVNAAIALQRPLLIKGEPGTGKTVLAIEVAKALGVPLIEWHIKSSTKAQQGLYEYDAVSRLRDGQMGDERAKDISNYIKKGKLWEAFTSDQRPILLIDEIDKADIEFPNDLLQELDRMEFYVYETDETIKAKQRPLVIITSNNEKELPDAFLRRCFFHFIKFPDEQTMKQIIDVHYPGIKQKLVSEALTTFYSMREVPGMKKKPSTSELLDWLKLLMNEDIDLETMKEQDPDKLTPPLHGALLKNEQDVALFERLAFLSRRESGSRRGPAG; encoded by the coding sequence ATGCGTTTTGAAGGCACCGAGAACTATGTCGCAACCGAAGATCTGCGGGTTGCCGTCAACGCTGCGATCGCGTTGCAACGCCCATTGCTGATCAAGGGCGAGCCCGGAACCGGCAAAACGGTGCTGGCGATTGAGGTGGCAAAAGCGCTCGGCGTTCCGCTGATCGAGTGGCACATCAAGTCCAGCACAAAGGCGCAACAGGGCCTCTACGAATATGATGCGGTCAGCCGCCTGCGGGATGGCCAGATGGGCGATGAGCGCGCCAAGGACATCTCCAACTACATCAAGAAGGGCAAATTGTGGGAGGCGTTCACCTCTGACCAGCGCCCGATCCTGCTGATCGACGAGATCGACAAGGCCGACATCGAATTCCCGAATGACCTTCTGCAAGAGCTCGATCGGATGGAGTTCTACGTTTACGAGACCGATGAGACGATCAAGGCCAAACAGCGCCCGCTCGTCATCATCACCTCGAACAATGAGAAAGAGCTGCCGGACGCCTTCCTGCGCCGCTGCTTCTTCCACTTCATCAAATTCCCGGACGAGCAGACGATGAAACAGATCATCGACGTTCACTATCCCGGCATCAAACAGAAGCTGGTGAGCGAGGCCCTGACGACCTTCTACTCGATGCGCGAAGTGCCTGGCATGAAGAAGAAGCCATCGACGAGCGAGCTGCTCGACTGGCTGAAACTCCTCATGAACGAGGATATCGATCTTGAGACGATGAAAGAGCAGGACCCTGACAAGCTCACGCCGCCACTGCACGGCGCGCTTCTCAAGAATGAGCAGGATGTCGCCCTCTTCGAACGCCTCGCCTTCCTGTCGCGCCGAGAAAGCGGCAGCCGCCGCGGCCCGGCAGGCTAA
- a CDS encoding TlyA family RNA methyltransferase, translating into MARIDRADRILVETGAFETRSAAQAAIAAGRVQVNGRVVTKPSQKISAEDRIEAEAAHPWVSRGGVKLAHALDVFAVDPSGRHCLDVGASTGGFTDVLLSRGARSVVAVDVGRGQLHAKIAGDARVTSLEATDARALTADMLGEAPSLIVCDASFIALEKLLAVPLSLVGEGAELVTLFKPQFQVGRENVGKGGLVSDQAAVERAEAAFCDWLVEQGWRVKSRADSPIRGGDGNRERLVYGEINR; encoded by the coding sequence ATGGCAAGAATAGACCGCGCAGACCGGATCCTCGTTGAAACCGGCGCGTTCGAGACGCGCTCGGCGGCGCAGGCGGCGATTGCGGCGGGCCGTGTGCAGGTGAACGGCAGGGTCGTGACCAAGCCGTCGCAGAAGATATCGGCTGAAGACCGGATCGAGGCCGAGGCTGCGCATCCATGGGTGTCGCGCGGCGGCGTGAAGCTCGCCCATGCGCTGGACGTGTTCGCTGTGGACCCGTCTGGGCGCCACTGCCTGGATGTGGGGGCGTCCACGGGCGGGTTCACCGATGTGCTCCTGTCGCGCGGGGCGCGGTCTGTCGTGGCGGTAGATGTCGGGCGCGGGCAGCTTCATGCGAAGATTGCAGGCGATGCACGTGTGACGTCCCTGGAAGCGACGGATGCAAGGGCGCTGACGGCGGACATGTTGGGCGAGGCGCCATCGCTTATCGTTTGTGATGCGAGCTTCATTGCGCTGGAAAAGCTTTTGGCCGTGCCATTGTCGCTCGTGGGGGAGGGGGCAGAGCTGGTCACACTGTTCAAGCCACAGTTTCAGGTGGGCCGCGAGAATGTGGGGAAGGGCGGTCTTGTGAGCGACCAGGCGGCTGTGGAGCGCGCTGAGGCGGCGTTCTGCGACTGGCTGGTGGAGCAGGGCTGGCGTGTCAAAAGCCGCGCTGATAGCCCTATCCGGGGCGGCGATGGCAATCGCGAGCGACTAGTCTACGGCGAGATTAATCGTTGA
- a CDS encoding superoxide dismutase family protein — protein sequence MTRYLTTSAAVASLAVLFACSQQTSNAQEEAATPPPEPTEAQDQIPDDAGMDGPKSIPSMMRATGDLMGVDGNTIGSVNLIEGPNGIAMNVSIEEGSLEPGWHAIHLHQTGDCSDTGEYKASGGHIGKIEGGHGLLNPDGPEKGDLPNLYVAADGSVEYETFTNLVAMSDILDDDGSAAIIHEGRDDHMSQPIGGAGARVACAVIE from the coding sequence ATGACACGCTATCTGACAACATCAGCAGCAGTTGCATCGCTCGCCGTCCTCTTCGCCTGCTCCCAGCAGACGTCGAACGCGCAGGAAGAAGCCGCAACACCGCCGCCAGAACCAACCGAAGCACAGGACCAGATCCCTGACGACGCCGGCATGGATGGACCAAAATCCATCCCATCGATGATGCGCGCCACCGGCGACCTGATGGGCGTCGACGGCAACACGATCGGCTCGGTCAACCTCATCGAAGGGCCGAACGGCATTGCGATGAACGTCTCAATTGAAGAGGGCAGCCTTGAGCCCGGCTGGCACGCAATCCACCTGCACCAGACTGGTGATTGCAGTGACACCGGAGAATATAAGGCATCCGGCGGCCACATCGGCAAGATTGAAGGCGGCCACGGCCTGCTCAATCCGGATGGCCCGGAAAAGGGCGATCTGCCCAACCTCTATGTCGCTGCAGACGGCTCAGTTGAGTATGAAACCTTCACCAATCTCGTCGCCATGTCAGACATCCTGGACGATGATGGCAGTGCCGCGATCATCCATGAAGGCCGCGACGATCATATGAGCCAGCCAATTGGCGGCGCAGGGGCCCGTGTGGCTTGCGCCGTGATCGAATAG
- the arfB gene encoding alternative ribosome rescue aminoacyl-tRNA hydrolase ArfB, whose product MSASKDLEINDEITVPYWELVETFTRASGPGGQNVNKVSTAVQLRWNVDASSVPPHIKSRFRQLWKNRITKDGDVIVDASEHRSQARNRDEARERLISMIQKATRKRKRRIPTRPGRGAIERRIKAKKETGEKKALRGKVTRQD is encoded by the coding sequence ATGAGCGCATCAAAAGATCTCGAAATAAACGACGAAATTACAGTGCCTTATTGGGAGCTCGTCGAAACCTTCACGCGGGCATCGGGGCCGGGTGGGCAAAATGTGAACAAGGTTTCGACGGCTGTGCAGCTGCGCTGGAATGTCGATGCCTCGAGCGTGCCGCCTCACATCAAATCGCGTTTCCGCCAGCTCTGGAAGAACCGGATTACCAAGGATGGCGATGTGATCGTCGATGCGAGCGAACATCGCTCTCAGGCGCGCAACCGGGACGAAGCGCGCGAGCGGTTGATTTCGATGATCCAGAAGGCGACCCGCAAGCGAAAGCGCCGAATTCCGACGCGGCCCGGGCGAGGGGCCATTGAGCGGCGCATCAAGGCCAAGAAGGAAACAGGAGAAAAGAAGGCGCTGCGCGGGAAGGTCACGCGGCAGGACTAG
- a CDS encoding RcnB family protein: MALFSLLSKLSAASALVLVTLTPAAMADQRRGDRGDRGHYDRGGHHSDRGDRHRNRGDRHNDRYDRGRRHGDWNRRDNNRYDYNRGRHYSNNYYRAPSHTYRRPVVRQYYYNRPAYSYSRPSVRYYYNSGYSHPRYHIGSRYSYNPNTIVISDYGSYGLYAPPQGHHWVRDRYSGDAVLASVATGAIIGLAIGILSN; the protein is encoded by the coding sequence ATGGCCCTCTTTTCCTTATTGTCAAAGCTAAGCGCGGCGAGCGCGCTTGTTCTGGTAACACTTACACCGGCAGCCATGGCTGACCAGCGCCGGGGCGACCGTGGTGACCGAGGTCATTATGATCGCGGCGGACATCATAGCGATCGCGGTGATCGTCATCGCAATCGCGGCGACCGCCATAACGACCGCTATGACCGCGGACGTCGGCACGGTGACTGGAATCGTCGTGATAATAACCGCTATGACTACAATCGCGGCCGGCACTATTCAAACAACTACTATCGGGCACCAAGCCATACCTACCGCCGCCCGGTTGTCCGGCAGTACTATTACAATCGCCCTGCCTATTCCTACAGCCGCCCGTCGGTGAGGTACTACTATAATTCCGGATACAGCCATCCACGCTATCACATCGGCAGCCGGTATTCGTACAATCCGAACACGATCGTGATCAGTGATTATGGCAGCTACGGCCTCTACGCCCCGCCGCAAGGCCACCACTGGGTTCGTGACCGCTATAGCGGCGACGCAGTCCTCGCATCGGTTGCAACAGGCGCCATTATCGGCCTCGCCATCGGTATCCTGTCAAACTAG